A window of the Vigna angularis cultivar LongXiaoDou No.4 chromosome 3, ASM1680809v1, whole genome shotgun sequence genome harbors these coding sequences:
- the LOC108325123 gene encoding pentatricopeptide repeat-containing protein At4g14850 — MFEILKKVVKKKNLVRKTFSNLKWHARKRKLAEKNVLCFPITISMNAPSPNLLGSLLESAVSTRSSLLGRSVHALILRTHDTPLSSFLCNHLVNLYSKLDRINSAEILLSLTNPRTVVTWTSLISGCVHNRRFTSALLYFSNMRRECVLPNDFTFPCVFKASASLHMPFTGKQLHALALKGGNILDVFVGCSAFDMYSKTGLRVEARNMFDEMPHRNLATWNAYISNAVQDGRCLDAVSAFKRFLCVGGEPNAITFCVFLNACADMASLELGIQLHGFIVRSRYREDVSVSNGLIDFYGKCGDVVSSEMVFNRIGSGRRNVVSWCSMLAALVQNHEEERACMVFLKARKEVEPTDFMISSVLSACAELGGLELGRSVHALAVKACVEENIFVGSALVDMYGKCGSIENAEQVFKEMPERNLVTWNAMIGGYAHLGDVDMALTLFEEMTLGSFGIAPSYVTLVSVLSACSRAGAVERGLHIFESMRGRYGIKPGAEHYACIVDLLGRSGLVDRAYEFIKRMPILPTISVWGALLGSCKMHGKTELGKIAAEKLFQLDPDDSGNHVVFSNMLASAGRWEEATIVRKEMRDIGIKKNVGYSWVAVKNRVHVFQAKNSSHEKNSEIQAMLAKLREEMTKAGYVPDTKLSLFDLEEEEKASELWYHSEKIALAFGLIALPHGVPIRITKNLRICGDCHNAIKFISKIVGRDIIVRDNNRFHHFKDGWCSCKDYW, encoded by the exons ATGTTTGAAATCTTAAagaaagttgtaaaaaaaaaaaacttagttaGAAAAACTTTTTCCAATCTGAAATGGCATGCAAGAAAACGAAAGCTGGCTGAAAAGAATGTACTCTGTTTTCCGATCACCATATCCATGAACGCGCCCTCTCCAAACCTGCTTGGTTCTTTGCTGGAGTCAGCTGTTTCAACCCGCTCTTCCCTGCTTGGCCGTTCCGTCCACGCGCTCATCCTCAGAACCCATGACACCCCTCTCTCCTCCTTCCTCTGCAACCACCTCGTCAACTTGTACTCCAAACTCGACCGTATCAACTCAGCTGAAATCCTTCTGTCACTCACCAATCCCCGCACCGTCGTCACCTGGACGTCTCTCATCTCCGGCTGCGTTCACAACCGTCGTTTCACCTCCGCGCTCCTCTACTTCAGTAACATGCGCCGCGAGTGTGTTCTCCCTAACGACTTTACGTTTCCCTGCGTCTTCAAAGCTTCGGCTTCGTTGCACATGCCCTTTACTGGAAAACAGCTTCACGCCCTCGCTCTAAAAGGTGGAAATATATTGGACGTGTTTGTGGGGTGCAGCGCCTTTGACATGTACAGCAAAACCGGCCTTCGAGTCGAGGCTCGTAACATGTTCGACGAAATGCCGCACAGAAACTTGGCCACGTGGAATGCGTATATTTCCAATGCAGTTCAGGATGGCCGGTGTTTGGATGCAGTTTCCGCGTTTAAAAGGTTTCTTTGTGTGGGTGGAGAGCCCAATGCGATAACGTTTTGTGTGTTTCTCAATGCGTGTGCTGACATGGCGAGTTTAGAGCTCGGAATTCAGTTACACGGATTTATAGTTCGGAGCCGGTACCGGGAGGATGTCTCTGTTTCCAATGGGCTTATTGATTTCTACGGAAAATGTGGGGACGTGGTGTCATCTGAAATGGTTTTTAATAGAATTGGCAGTGGCAGGAGGAATGTTGTTTCCTGGTGCTCTATGCTCGCTGCTCTTGTGCAAAACCACGAGGAAGAGAGAGCGTGTATGGTCTTCCTGAAGGCAAGGAAGGAGGTTGAGCCAACAGATTTCATGATATCGAGTGTACTCAGTGCGTGTGCGGAGCTTGGAGGGCTTGAACTGGGCAGGTCAGTTCATGCTCTTGCTGTTAAAGCATGTGTCGAGGAGAATATATTTGTTGGGAGTGCACTTGTTGATATGTATGGAAAATGCGGAAGTATAGAAAACGCAGAGCAAGTATTCAAAGAAATGCCCGAGAGGAACCTAGTCACTTGGAATGCAATGATAGGTGGATATGCACATTTGGGCGATGTTGACATGGCATTGACTTTATTTGAGGAGATGACACTGGGCAGCTTTGGTATAGCACCAAGTTATGTTACACTAGTTTCTGTATTGTCAGCATGTAGTAGGGCAGGGGCAGTGGAGAGAGGTTTGCATATATTTGAATCCATGAGAGGGAGATATGGAATTAAACCAGGCGCTGAGCATTATGCATGTATTGTGGACCTTCTTGGGAGGTCTGGTTTGGTAGATCGTGcatatgaatttattaaaagaatgcCAATTCTTCCCACTATATCTGTATGGGGAGCTCTACTCGGGTCTTGTAAGATGCATGGGAAAACAGAGTTGGGGAAAATTGCAGCTGAAAAATTATTCCAGCTAGATCCTGATGACTCTGGCAACCATGTAGTGTTTTCCAACATGCTTGCATCTGCTGGCAg ATGGGAAGAAGCCACTATTGTCAGGAAGGAAATGAGAGAtattggaattaaaaaaaatgttggttATAGTTGGGTTGCTGTAAAGAATAGAGTCCATGTTTTCCAAGCAAAGAATAGTTCTCATGAAAAGAACTCTGAAATTCAGGCAATGCTAGCTAAGCTCAGAGAGGAGATGACGAAAGCTGGGTATGTTCCTGATACCAAACTATCACTTTTTGatttagaagaagaagaaaaggctTCAGAATTATGGTACCACAGTGAGAAGATTGCTCTAGCATTTGGCCTCATAGCTCTCCCTCATGGAGTGCCCATACGTATTACAAAAAATCTTAGGATTTGTGGAGATTGTCATAATGCCATTAAGTTCATCTCAAAAATTGTTGGAAGAGATATTATCGTGAGAGATAATAATCGTTTTCATCACTTTAAGGATGGTTGGTGTTCTTGTAAAGATTATTGGTAA
- the LOC108325502 gene encoding transcription repressor OFP12, with amino-acid sequence MPTLFSKRLHLCFFKLKYPTILHHPHPPPSTDNSTTFTHPSSSSDDDDHSSSTEPDFASVFASQRFFFSSPGTSNSIVESPDTRTFVPTGGGVTVPKYSLNPYVDFLRSMHEMIRSRQVDITQDWDYLHELLLCYLALNPSHTHKYIIRAFTDLVLQLLSSTPCRTHNTHHHRRHRSLSGNFL; translated from the coding sequence ATGCCCACCCTGTTCTCCAAACGCCTTCACCTCTGTTTCTTCAAGCTCAAATACCCCACCATTCTCCACCACCCTCACCCTCCACCTTCCACCGACAACTCCACCACCTTCACCCACCCCTCTTCTTCTTCCGACGACGACGACCATTCCTCCTCCACGGAGCCTGACTTCGCCTCCGTCTTCGCCTCCCAGcgcttcttcttctcctccccGGGCACTTCCAACTCCATCGTCGAATCCCCGGACACCCGCACCTTCGTCCCCACGGGCGGCGGCGTCACAGTCCCCAAGTATTCCCTCAACCCCTACGTGGATTTCCTCCGCTCAATGCACGAAATGATCCGTTCACGCCAAGTCGACATCACCCAAGACTGGGACTACCTCCACGAACTTCTCCTATGCTACCTCGCTCTCAACCCCTCTCACACCCACAAGTACATCATTCGCGCCTTCACCGACCTTGTCCTCCAACTCCTCTCCTCCACCCCCTGTCGGACGCACAACACCCACCACCACCGGCGCCACCGTAGCCTGTCCGGAAACTTCCtctga